In Sphingomonas sp. LT1P40, the DNA window CGGTCGCCTTGGCCAGCCGCAAATTGGCGAGGTCCGCCGTCCCATCCGCATTGAGCAATTCGGCAAACTTCGCGGTAATCGTCGTGCCCGCCGCACCCCGCGCACGGACGCGCACCCAGCCCGAGAAATTCTGGCCGAAGTCGAACACATGAACCCCCGGCACCGGCTCGCTCACCGATACCGCCCGCCGCGTCCCCATGCGCCGCAGCGTTGGCGAGGTCTGCGCGATCAACGCGGCATTCGGCGCGACGCCGATCTTCGCTTCGCCCCATGCCGCATCGTCGAACCCACTCGCGTCCCAGCCCGGTTGCGCCAGCCGCGCATCGACCGTCTCGCCATCGTAAATCTCGGACTTCAGCACCGGCGACGGCGCGATCCGCCAGCCCAGCCCGGTCGTCACCCAGTCCTGTGAGCCATCGGCATAATCGACGCGCAGCATTGCGCGGAACCGGCGCGGTGCGGGCCCGAAGCCATATCGCTCGATCCGCCAGCCGAACGCGCTGGCATACCAGCCATCGCCCACCGTCGCGCCCAGCACATTCGCGCCCTCCGCGATCAGCGCAGTCACGTCATAGCTCTGATACATGACATGGCGGCTCGCCACGCTCATCTCGGGCGCCAGGATCGCGTCGGACACCGGCTGTCCGTTGATCCGCGCGTCATACGCCCCCAGCGCCGTCGCGTAGAGCCGCGCCGCGACGACCGGCCGGCGCACGTCGAACTCGGTCCGCAACAGCATTGCCGGTTCGCTGGGTCGCGGGTCCCCCTGCGCCCATGACGTGCTCGGCACCGCCGCTGCCCACCCGCTCGCGTCGAACCCCGGCTCGATCCAGCCATCCGGCGCATCCGGCATCACCCGAAACGCCGTGCCGACGATCCGCTCGACGCTGCCATCCGCGTGGTGCAGCCGCACCAGCGCCGCAAACGCCCCGCCATCCACCGGGAAGAACCCGGTCGTATCCGCCTCGACCAGCGCGCACACGCTGTTGCGCCCCGGCGTCACTGCCCCGTCATAGGGCGCCAGCGTGCCCCAGAACGGCAGATAGGTGTCCCAGTCGAAATGCCAGTCCAGCGCGGACTTCACCCCATTGACCCACACGCCGCGCAGATGATCCTTGCCCGCGATCAGCACCTCCGCCCGAACGACATCGGCCGGCGCATCGAAATCAAGCCGGAACGCATGCGGCCGCGCATCCAGCGAGGTTTCGCCCCAGACCCAGCTGACGCCCGCCGCGCGATCGGCGGCGGCGGCGTCATCCTCCGCCTCGATCCACTCGCCGCGCCAGTCGTCCGGCGACAGCAACCCCGCCTCGAACCATGCCGGATCGGACACGGCTTTGCCATTGACCTGAACCGTCCACCAAACCCGCTGCATCGAAACCAGCGCAGCCCCGCCATAAGGGATGTCGAACGTCGCATCGCCCGGCACGTCGCCACTGTCCCACAGCAAGTCGCCCGCAGCCAACGCCGCGACACTGACCGCCGCACGAATACGGTAACCGGTCTGTTTGTCCGCACCCTCGATCCGCCATGACAGGCGCGGATGCCGTACTTCGGTCCCGATCAGATCGACCGTATACTCGGCGTGAAGATCGACAACGCGCATCTAGAGTTCCAGTCCCAATCGATAAATACGGTTGGCATTCCCGCCGAACAGCGCCGCCCGCTCATCGTCACGGAAATTAGCCGTGATCGCGTCATAGGCATCGAACACGTGATCGAAGCTGCCGAACAATTTGTCGGTCGGGAAATTGCTCGCGAACATCGCGCGCTCGGTCCCGAACAGTTCGATCGTCTCCAGCACATAGGGCCGCGCCTGTTCGACGGTCCACTCACGCCACGTAAAGCCCATCCCCGAAATCTTGACCGCAACATTCGGCAATTCAGCGAACGCCGCCATCCCGCGCCGCCACACATCCCAGCCATCCGCGTCGCCGGGGATGGCCATGCCGGTGTGATTGAGGATCACCTGCGTATGGGGATGCTTGGCGATCAACGCCGCCAGATGCGCGAACTGCCCCGGATAGGCCTGCAAGTCGAAGCTCAGCCCAAATTTCGCCAACAACCCGAACCCGCGCATCCATGCCGACGTCGTCGTCACATCAGCGGGCGAATAGCTCCGCGCCGGATCGGGATGCCAGTTAATGATGTGTCGGATGCCGCGAACATTCGCATGGCAAACATGCGCCGCCAGCAGGTTCTCGACCTGCGGATCGTCGAGCGCCGCGAACGCCACGATCCCGTTCGGCATTCCGCGCATATCGGCGGTCGCCTGAAGCCACTCGGTCTCCTTCAGCGCGTCGCCCGCATCCGCCCCCGCATCGATATGCACGATCCCGCGCACATCCCACGCCACCGCATCCGCCAGATAGGCGTCGAGCGGATAATCGACCGCAATCGCCTCGACGCTGCCATTGGGATTGTCGCTGTCGAACGGACCGGTCAGCCACGGATAGCGGATGTGCGCCAGGTCCCACAGATGGACGTGCGGATCGACCAAAGGCGGGCGCGGCTTCATGTCAGAAGGTGGTCCGTCCGCCCGACGTGTCGAACGTGGATGCCGTGGTAAAGCTGCACTCTTCGCTCGCCATGAAGCACACCATCGCGGCGCTCTCATGCACTTCGCCAAGGCGACCCATCGGGATTTTGGAGCGCATATAGTCCACCTGGCTCGGCGGCAGCTGCGCCAGGATCGGGCTCTCGAACGTCGCCGGGGTCAGCGTGTTGGCGATGACACCCTTGCCCGCCAGTTCCTTGCCCAGCGACTTGGTCAGCCCGATCACCGCCGCCTTCGACGCGGAATAGGCGCTGGCGTTGGGATTGCCTTCCTTGCCGGCGACCGACGCGATGTTGACGATGCGGCCATAGCCGTTCGCCAGCATCAGCGGCAAGATCGTGCGGTTGCAATAGAACAGACCGTTGACGTTGATGTCGAACACGCGCAGCCAGCTGTCGACCGGGAATTCATGTACCGGCACCGTCGCCCCGGTGATCCCGGCGGAACACACCAGTATGTCGACCTTGCCCAGCGCCGCCGCGCTCGCCTGCGCCGCCGCTTCGACTGCTGCCAGATCGGACACGTCCAGCGCCTGCACGTCGCTCGCGCCGACCTCGGCCTTTGCCGCTGCCAGCGCATCCGCGTTCAGGTCCCACAGGGCGACCGTGCCGCCTTCGGCGACGATCCGCGCGGCGACCGCCTTGCCCAGCCCCGACGCGCCGCCGGTGATGATCGCCGTGCGACCCTCGAAGCGTCCCTCATAGACGCTCACTTGGACGGCGCCCATGCGACGAAGTCCTGGCGCTGCTCGCCCAGCTTCTCGATACCCAGTTCGACGACGTCGCCGGCCTTCAGATACCACGGCTCCGGCTTTTGCCCCAGCCCGACGCCCGGCGGCGTGCCGGTGGTGATGATGTCGCCCGGCTCAAGCGTCATCAGCTGCGAGAGATATGACACGATCTGCGCAACGGTGAAGATCATCGTTTTCGTATTGCCGTTCTGCACCTGCTTGCCGTTGACCGAGAGCCACATCGACAAATTCTGCGGATCGCCGACCTCATCCGCCGTCACCATCCACGGACCGACCGGACCAAAGGTCGGGAACCCCTTGCCCTTGTCCCACGTCATGCCGCGCTCGGTCTGCCAATGGCGTTCGGACACGTCGTTGACGACGCAATAGCCCGCGACATGATCCAGCGCGTCGGCTTCCTCGACATAGGTGGCGCGCGTGCCGATCACGATGCCCAGCTCGACTTCCCAGTCGGTCTTCTTCGAATCCTTCGGGATCGTGACCGGGTCGTTCGGCCCCTGAATGCACGTCACCCACTTGTTGAACACGACCGGCTCTTCCGGAATCGGCAGGTTCGATTCCGCCGCATGATCGGCATAGTTCAGGCCGATCGCCACGAACTGCTTCGTACCGGCGACGCACGCGCCATAACGCACCTCGCCCTCGACCAGCTTCAGCGTCGCCGGATCGACCGCCCGCAGGTTGGCCAGCGTCTCTTTCGACAGCGTCTTGCCGTTGATATCGGACACATAGTTGGACAGGTCGCGAATGCGGCCATCGGCGTCGATCAGGCCGGGCTTCTCGGCACCGGCGGCACCATAACGGCATAGTTTCATGGGTCTCGTCTCTCTCAGTTCGAATAGGGTCGGTGGAGCGTGATCTCACGGTTGAGTTCGACGCCGAAACCGGGTTTGTCGAGTTCGGATGCGCGAATTTTGCCATTCACCGGCACCGGCTCGCCCAGCAATTGCGGGGCGAACATCGGCACCACTTCACTGGGGCCGGGGTGCATCATCAGGAACTCGGCGAACGGCGAATTGTGGCGCGTGACCACAAAGTGATAGCTGTAAACGGATGAGCCGTGCGGCACCATCATCACGCCGCGACTGTCGGCATAATTGGCGATCTTCATCAGCTCGGTCACGCCGCCGCACCAGCCGACATCGGGCTGGATGATGTCGCAGCAATCCATGTCCATCAACATGCGGAAGCCCCAGCGCGTCGCTTCATGCTCGCCGGTGGTGACCAGCAACCCCTTTGGCGCATTCTTCTTGAGCGCTGCATAACCCCAATAATCGTCGGGCGAGAGCGCTTCCTCGATCCATTTCAGCCCGCATTCGTCCCATGCGCGATGCGCGAGGCGGGTGGCATAATCGAGGTCGAGGCTCATCCAGCAATCGAGCATCAGCCAGAAATCGTCGCCGCATTTGGCGCGCATGTCGGCGAGGTTCTCGATATTCTTCTGGAGGCCTTCGAGCCCCTCCGCCGGGCCATGATGCAGCGGCAGCTTGCCGCCGATAAACCCCATCTCCTTGGCCAGATCGGGTCGCGCGCCGGTCGCATAGAATTGCAGCTCGTCGCGCACCGCGCCGCCCAGCATGTGATAGACCGGCTCGCCGCGCAGCTTGCCCAGCAAGTCCCAGATCGCCAGATCGACGCCAGAAATGGCGTTGATGACCAGCCCCTTGCGCCCGTAATATTGGGTCGAGAAATACATCTGGTCCCAGATCTTCTCATACTCCGCCGGGCTGCGGCCGATCAGGAAGCGCGACAGATGCTTCTCGACGATGAAGCAGGCCGGCTCGCCACCGGTGGTCACTGCAAAGCCGATCGTGCCGTCTTCGGCTTCGAGTTCGACCACCAGCGTGCCCAGCACGTTGATGCCAAAGCTCTGGCGCGACTGGCGATACTCCGGATAGCGCGCCATCGGCGTCGCGATATGATCGTCGATCCAGTGCCCCGCGCGCTGATCGTGATAATCCGCCCCGCCGCCGCGCACCGTATAGGCGCGGACATATTTGATCTTCGACAGCCCCACGAACTTCCCCTCGCTCATTTCGCCACCCCGTCGAGAACCAGCACCCAGTCATTGCCGGGCTTCGTCGCCCCTGGCGGATCGAAGCGTCGCTCGCCGCGATTGGCGAACACGCCCGCTGGCGTCGAACTGCCGTCGCGTGGTGAGAACCACGACGCGCGCACCTGCCGCCCCGAAATCGCCCCCAGCTTCATCGTGAACGGCGCACCGGTGTATGAGTACGCATAGGCATAGCCGCGCCCCCGGCTCGCCAGCACGCGATCGTAGCGCACGCCGTTGCCAACGATCATCGCCTGATCCGGCACCCGCTCCAGCATCGGTCGCGATTCGATCAGCGTGCGCAGATGCCGCATCTGATCCGCGCCCAACGCGCCGGGTGCCGCCAGCGCCTTGTCCCAATGCAGGGTCGGCTCGAAATTCGCGTCCTTCGATCCGGTCACGAACATCTGCATGACGTTGTTCTCGCCATAGGTGTGGCCGAACGCGCCAGCCATCACTGCCCACCAGCCATAACGCCGCACATCGTCCGCACCCCAGCGCGGCTGGTTCGCCTCGTGCAGCCCGTGCGGGATATTCTCGTAGCTCGGCTCACCGTCGATCGTCGGCTTGGGCGGCACGCGCGCCAGATCCTGCGCGACATAGCGCCAGTTGTCCTCGCCGATCGCGTTCGCGCCTTCCTGCGCGTAGGAACGATGCCCCGACTGGAACATGTTGAAGTCCAGCCACGGCGCATCATGCCATTGCCACGACGATGTCGTCCGCCCGATCGGATGAAACGTCATCAACTGCTTCGGCGCGGTCTTCTTGATCGTAACGCCAAGCTTGTCCCACACGGCATTGCGCATTTCGGATCGCGTATCGCCACCGTTCAGCCAGATGATGTTGGTTTTCTTGCCGTAGCGCTCGGCCATGAAGCGGCCATAGCTTTCGACATTCTTCTCGTTCAGCTGGCGCTCCATCGCCAGATCGCCCCAGGCAGGCACCATCGCGACGTAAATGCCATGCGCCGCAGCACGCTCGACCACCCAGTCCAGATGATCCCAATAATCATATTCCCCGGCCTTGGCCGGATCGCGTCCCGGCGTCGTGCGTGGCCGCCCCGGATCGCCTTCGATCAGCGCGGGCGCGTCATAGCGGTTGGTCATCTTGTTGGTGTGCAGCACCATCACCTGCACGACGTTGAATCCCTGCCGCTTGCGCGTGGTCAGATAGTGTTCGGTTTCGTCGCGGTTCAGGCGGCTAAGCAATAGCCAGGCGGTATCACCCATCCAGAAGAACGGCTTGCCGCCTGCTTCGAGGTAGCGCTGGTTGGCCGATACCGTCAGCGGCGTCGTCTGGGCCAGCGCCGGGCTGGCCATCAGCGCGGCCAGCGTCGCCAGCATGATCGAACGGGCTTTCATCCCGGCACTCTCCCGAACCCACCGTGACCGGCGCGTATGTCATGGAATCGGGCTGCAACCGCACCCCGTCACGGCGGTCAATATAAATATTATAGTACTAATTGGTCAAGCCAGTTGAGCGCTCATTCCGGTCGGTGCAGGACCACCCGTCGCCCAGTCGAGCAGCTCGACCAGATGCACCACCGGCGTTTCCCCGAACCGTGCGATCTGCATTGCACAGCCGATGTTGCCGGTGGCAATCACATCCGCCTGCAACCGCGCCAGATTTCCCGCTTTCCGAGCACCCAATTGCCCGGCAATCTCTGGCTGCAGGATGTTGTACGTCCCCGCCGATCCACAACACAGATGCGCCTCGACCGGCGTCCGCACGACATAGCCCGCCGCCGCCAGCAGGCGCTTCGGTGCCTCGGTCACCTTCTGCCCGTGCTGCAAAGAACACGCCGCGTGATAGGCGACGGTCAGCCCGCGCCCATCCCCGCGCGGAAGATCGGCGCAGATCAACAGCTCGGAAATATCCTTCGCCAGCGCCGATACCCGCGCCGCCTTCGCCGCATAATCCGGGTCATTGCGCAGCATGAAGCCATAGTCCTTGATCGTCGTCCCGCACCCGGACGCGGTCACCACGATCGCGGCGAGCCCATCGCCCTCGATCTCCCGCATCCACGCATCGACATTACGCCGCGCCGCATCCAGGCTGTCGCCCTCCCGCCCCATATGATGCACCAGCGCGCCGCAACAGCCTTCGCCCGCCGCGAACACCGCGTCGTAACCCGCGCGGTTCAACAACCGCACCGCCGCCGCGCGATATTCGGGTTTCAGCACCGGCTCCGCGCAACCCTGCAACAGCGCGACCCGCCCCTTCGCGCCCGGCACGATCGCGCTGGTCGCATCCGCCTTTGCGGCCACCCGATCCGGTGCCATCGCCAGCATGGCCGCCAGAGGTTTCACCCGCGCAAACAGCGGCGCGAACGGTCGCCCCAGCCTCGCCAGCCGCAATGTCGCACGAAACCGCGCCGGATGAGGCAGCACCGCCGCCAACACGCTGCGGATCAACCGCTCATGCCACGGCCGCTCGTAATGCTCGGCGATATACGCCCGGGCGTGATCGACCAGATGCATGTAATCCACGCCTGACGGACAGGTCGTCGTACAGGCCAGGCACGACAGACAGCGATCGATATGCTTCACCGTCTCCGGCCCCGGCTGGCGCTCATTCTCCAGCATGTCCTTAATGAGGTAGATGCGCCCGCGCGGGCTATCAAGCTCGTCGCCCAGCAGCACATAGGTCGGGCAGGTCGCGGTGCAGAACCCGCAATGCACGCAGTCGCGGATCGCGCTTTCGGATGCCGCCATCGCCGGATCGGCCAGCTGCTTGGAGGTGAAGTTCGTCCGCATCAAAAGCGTCCAATCTCGAACACGCCATCGGGATCGAACGCCCGCCGCACCCGCGCCTCCAGCGCCGCTAGCGGCCCCGGTTGCGGGTGCAGCGCAGGCACCCGCGCCCGCACATCCGCATCCGCCCGGAACAGCATCGCATGACCCCCCGCCGCTTCCGCCGCCGCGCGCACGGTCGCCGGATCGGCCTCGCTCGCCAGCCAGATCAACCCGCCGGCCCAGTCGAACAGCCAGTCCGTATCGGGCAACACCGCGACCACATCCGGCGCACGCCCCGGCGCGACGATCAGCCGCCATAACGGACGCGCGGCGTCCAGCGGCGCGGCAAAGCGAACCGCATCCCACAATCCGGCATCATCGACCGCCTCAAACCCCGCCAACATCGCCGCCCGCGCCGCCACCGAAGCCGGAAACCCGTCCAGCCGCACCGCCGTCACCGCGCCGCCATCCCAGTTCGGCAAATGCGCCGCCGCCGACACTTCCGCCGCCGATCCCATCGCCCCCGCCATCGCCGCGACCGCTCCCCGCGCATCCAGCCCGCGCATCACCAGTGTCCGCGACATCACCGGACGCGGCAGCACCTTCAGCGTCACTTCGGTCAGCGCCACCAGCCGCCCCCAGCTTCCCGTCACCAGCTTGGGCAAGTCGTAACCGGTGACGTTCTTAACCACCTTCGCCCCCGCTACGAACTTCTCGCCTCGCCCCGACACCGCTGTAAACCCCAGCAAATGATCGCGCGCACCGCCCCGCGACAGCCGCGCCGGTCCCGCCACGCCCGCCGCAATCACGCCACCAATCGTCGCACCCCCAGCATTCCCCAGCATCGCCCCATGATCGAACGGATCGAACGCGAGCATCTGCCCCTCGCCCGCGACCAGCGCCTGCACCTCGGCCAGCGGCGTCCCCGCCCCCACCGTCAGCACCAGCTCCGGCGGGTCGTAATCCACCACTCCCGCAAAGCCGCGCATATCGACCACCGTCGCCTCAGTCGGCGCACCAACCACATCCTTGGTCCCGCCGCCCCGCAGCCGCAGCTTCCCGCCCGCCGCGACGATCTCACAGAATTCTCCGATGGAATCAGGCCGCAACATCAAAATCGCGGCAGTTCGGGAAACGGCACTTTGCCACCATGCACGTGCACCCGCCCGAGTTCGGCACAGCGGTGCAACTCGGGAAACATCTTCCCCGGATTCATCAGCAATTCCGGGTCGAACGCGCGTTTCACCCGCTGTTGCTGCGCTAGGTCAACGGGTGAAAACATCACCGGCATCAGGTCGCGTTTCTCGACCCCCACGCCATGCTCACCGGTCAGCACCCCGCCGACCTCGACGCACACCCGCAAGATGTCCGCCCCGAACGCCTCCGCCGCGTCCAGCTCCCCCGGCTTGTTCGCATCATACAAAATCAGCGGATGCAGATTGCCATCGCCGGCATGAAACACGTTGATGACGCCCAGCCCGTACTGTTCGGACAGCGCCTTCATCCGCGTCAGTACCTCGGGCAATCGCCGTCGCGGGATCGTGCCGTCCATGCAGTAATAATCGGGCGACAGCCGCCCCGCCGCCGGAAACGCCGCCTTGCGCCCGGCCCAGAATGCCACGCGCTCGCTCTCGTCCGCCGACGCCCGCACCGACACCGCGCCATGCGCCAGCGCGATCGCCTCGACCTCGCCGACCAGAAACCCGCATTCGGCATCCGGCCCGTCCAGCTCGACGATCAGCAACGCCTCGACATCCAGCGGATAGCCGACCTTCACAAACGCTTCGGCGGCGTGGACGGCGGCGCGATCCATCATCTCCATCCCCGCCGGAATGATCCCCGCGCCGATCACCGCCGCCACGCAAACGCCCGCGCTCTCGACACTGGGAAAGCCGATCAGCAGCGCTTTCGCGGTTTGCGGGCGCGGCAAAATCCGCACCGTCACTTCCGTCACCACGCCCAGCAGCCCTTCGGAGCCGACGACCACGCCCAGCAAGTCCAGGCCCGCCGGGTCCAGCCCGCGCCCGCCAAGGCGCAACACCTCCCCCTCGATCGTCACCAGCTCGACGCCCAGCACATTGTTGGTGGTGAGGCCGTATTTCAGGCAATGAACCCCGCCCGAATTCTCTGCGACATTGCCGCCGATGGTGCACGCAATCTGGCTCGACGGATCGGGCGCATAGTAAAATCCGGCATCCTCCACCGCGCGTGTGATCGCCAGATTGGTCACCCCCGGCTGCACCACCGCCACGCGATCGGCATAGTCGATGTCGATCACGCGATTGAACTTCGCCATCCCCAGCAGCACGCCGTCGGCCAGTGGCAGTGCCCCGCCGGACAGCGACGTGCCCGCCCCGCGCGGCACGACCTTCACCCGATTGGCATGGCACCAGCGCAGCACCGCCGCGACCTGTTCCACCGTCTCCGGCAACACCACCACCAGCGGGATTTGCGCATAGGCGGTCAGCGCATCGCTCTCCCACGGGCGCAGCGACTCCAGATCGTCGACCACCCCCTCACCCGGCACGATTGCGCGCATCGCCGCCACGATCTCCGTCCGCCGCGACAATGTCGCGGCGTCGGGGACGGGCATGGTCAGGCTCACTGCAAATTCACGAACGCGCCGCCATCGACCAGCAGTGCTGCACCGGTGACATAGGCCGCCATGTCAGACGCGAGGAAAATGATCGGCCCCGCCAGATCCTCGCCCTCGCCCAGCCGCCCCAGCGGAATGCGCGCGGTCATGCGGTCGCGCTTGTCCGGGTCGGCCAGATCGTCCTTGTTGATCTCGGTCAGGATCGTGCCCGGCAACACTGAATTGCACCGAATGCCATGCTTGCCCAGCGCGATGGCGGCGGATTGCATCAGCGAATGCACGCCCGCCTTGGTCGGTGTGTAGTGCGTCTGAAACTCGCCGCCGACCAAAGCCGAGATCGACGAGACCGCGACGATCGCGCCGCCCTCACCTTGGCGAACCATCTGGTTCGCCGCCGCCTGCACCATATAATAGGCACCGTGGAGGTTCACGCGAAACGTGCGGTCTACCGTCTCGACCGGTATGTCCAGAAACGCGTGGAACGGGCAGATACCGGCATTCGACACCATCACATCGACGCGTCCGAATGCCGCGACCGCCTGTCCCACGAAATCGCTCGCCGTCTCTGGCAAAGCGACATCGCCTTTCACCGCCAGCCCGCGCTGCCCCAGCGCCTCGATCTCGGCGATGCACGATGCCGCCTTGTCGTCGCTCGACGCATAGTTGATCGCGACGTTCGCGCCGTGCTGCGCCGCGCCGATCGCCGCCGCCCGGCCGATCCCGGTCGAACCACCAGTGACCAGCACGGTCTTGCCTTCGAGCAATTTCATTTAACGTCCTCAGCCAGGATCGACCGGTCGATCGCGTCGATATTGTTGACGCCGGTCAGCGTCATTGCGACGTGCATTTCGCGCGCGATCAAATCGAGCAGTTTCGCGACACCGGCTTCACCCGATGTCGCCAGCGCATAGAGCCACGCGCGGCCCAGCAGCACGCCCTTTGCACCCAGCGCGAGCATCCGCACCACGTCCAGCCCGTTGCGCACCCCGCCATCGACCAGCACCGTCAGCTGGTCGCCCACCGCATCGGCGATACCGGGCAGCGCGCGCGCGCTCGACAGAACGCCATCCAGCTGACGGCCGCCATGGTTCGACACGACGATGCCGTCAGCGCCGATCGCGGCGGCTTCGCGTGCGTCATCAGGGTCGAGGATGCCTTTCAGGATCAACGGTCCGCCCCATTCGGCGCGGATCCATTCGAGGTCCTTCCACTGGATCGACGCGTCGAAATTCTTGCCGAGCCAGCCCATGTAATCGTTGAGCCCGCTGTTATTGCCCAGCACCGGCTTGAGGTTGCCCAGAGTATGCGGCCGCCCATGCAGCCCGACATCCCATGCCCAGCGCGGGTGAGTGACGGCCTGCAGCATGCGCTTCAGCGGGCCGTTTCTCCCGGACATGCCCGAATGCGCATCGCGATACCGCGCGCCGGGGACGGCCATGTCGACGGTAAACACCATCGCTTCGGCACCCGATGACTTGGCAGTGGCGATCAGATCCTTCATGAAGCCGCGGTCGCGGAGCACATAGAGCTGGAACCAGAAAGGGTCGGCAGCCTGGGCGACATCCGGGATCGAACAGATTGACACGGTCGACAGGCACAGCGGGATGCCCCGCGACCGGGCCGCACGTGCCGCCTGCAACTCGCCGCGCCGCGCATACATGCCGCTGATGCCGACGGGACCGAGCACGACAGGCAGCTTCACGTCGCGGCCGAACAGGGTGGTCGACAGGTCGACCGACGCGACGTCCTTGAGCACCCGCTGGCGCAGCGCGATGCTGGACAGATCGCTTATGTTGCGGCGCAGTGTCTCTTCGGCATAGGCACCGCCATCGGCATAATCGAACAGGAAGCGCGGCAGCCGCCGCCGCGCGGCTTCGCGGAAATCATTGGCGGACGAGATGATCACGCAGGCCCTTTCCCGGCAGCAAGCTCATTCAAATACTCTTCCAGATTGCTATAGCCATCCTTGTCGCGATCGGCCGCTCCGTCGGCCCGCGCCGGGTCCAGCCCGCGCGCGCGTTCCCAC includes these proteins:
- the glcF gene encoding glycolate oxidase subunit GlcF, yielding MRTNFTSKQLADPAMAASESAIRDCVHCGFCTATCPTYVLLGDELDSPRGRIYLIKDMLENERQPGPETVKHIDRCLSCLACTTTCPSGVDYMHLVDHARAYIAEHYERPWHERLIRSVLAAVLPHPARFRATLRLARLGRPFAPLFARVKPLAAMLAMAPDRVAAKADATSAIVPGAKGRVALLQGCAEPVLKPEYRAAAVRLLNRAGYDAVFAAGEGCCGALVHHMGREGDSLDAARRNVDAWMREIEGDGLAAIVVTASGCGTTIKDYGFMLRNDPDYAAKAARVSALAKDISELLICADLPRGDGRGLTVAYHAACSLQHGQKVTEAPKRLLAAAGYVVRTPVEAHLCCGSAGTYNILQPEIAGQLGARKAGNLARLQADVIATGNIGCAMQIARFGETPVVHLVELLDWATGGPAPTGMSAQLA
- the glcE gene encoding glycolate oxidase subunit GlcE; amino-acid sequence: MLRPDSIGEFCEIVAAGGKLRLRGGGTKDVVGAPTEATVVDMRGFAGVVDYDPPELVLTVGAGTPLAEVQALVAGEGQMLAFDPFDHGAMLGNAGGATIGGVIAAGVAGPARLSRGGARDHLLGFTAVSGRGEKFVAGAKVVKNVTGYDLPKLVTGSWGRLVALTEVTLKVLPRPVMSRTLVMRGLDARGAVAAMAGAMGSAAEVSAAAHLPNWDGGAVTAVRLDGFPASVAARAAMLAGFEAVDDAGLWDAVRFAAPLDAARPLWRLIVAPGRAPDVVAVLPDTDWLFDWAGGLIWLASEADPATVRAAAEAAGGHAMLFRADADVRARVPALHPQPGPLAALEARVRRAFDPDGVFEIGRF
- a CDS encoding FAD-linked oxidase C-terminal domain-containing protein; this translates as MPVPDAATLSRRTEIVAAMRAIVPGEGVVDDLESLRPWESDALTAYAQIPLVVVLPETVEQVAAVLRWCHANRVKVVPRGAGTSLSGGALPLADGVLLGMAKFNRVIDIDYADRVAVVQPGVTNLAITRAVEDAGFYYAPDPSSQIACTIGGNVAENSGGVHCLKYGLTTNNVLGVELVTIEGEVLRLGGRGLDPAGLDLLGVVVGSEGLLGVVTEVTVRILPRPQTAKALLIGFPSVESAGVCVAAVIGAGIIPAGMEMMDRAAVHAAEAFVKVGYPLDVEALLIVELDGPDAECGFLVGEVEAIALAHGAVSVRASADESERVAFWAGRKAAFPAAGRLSPDYYCMDGTIPRRRLPEVLTRMKALSEQYGLGVINVFHAGDGNLHPLILYDANKPGELDAAEAFGADILRVCVEVGGVLTGEHGVGVEKRDLMPVMFSPVDLAQQQRVKRAFDPELLMNPGKMFPELHRCAELGRVHVHGGKVPFPELPRF
- a CDS encoding SDR family NAD(P)-dependent oxidoreductase: MKLLEGKTVLVTGGSTGIGRAAAIGAAQHGANVAINYASSDDKAASCIAEIEALGQRGLAVKGDVALPETASDFVGQAVAAFGRVDVMVSNAGICPFHAFLDIPVETVDRTFRVNLHGAYYMVQAAANQMVRQGEGGAIVAVSSISALVGGEFQTHYTPTKAGVHSLMQSAAIALGKHGIRCNSVLPGTILTEINKDDLADPDKRDRMTARIPLGRLGEGEDLAGPIIFLASDMAAYVTGAALLVDGGAFVNLQ
- the lldD gene encoding FMN-dependent L-lactate dehydrogenase LldD, whose translation is MIISSANDFREAARRRLPRFLFDYADGGAYAEETLRRNISDLSSIALRQRVLKDVASVDLSTTLFGRDVKLPVVLGPVGISGMYARRGELQAARAARSRGIPLCLSTVSICSIPDVAQAADPFWFQLYVLRDRGFMKDLIATAKSSGAEAMVFTVDMAVPGARYRDAHSGMSGRNGPLKRMLQAVTHPRWAWDVGLHGRPHTLGNLKPVLGNNSGLNDYMGWLGKNFDASIQWKDLEWIRAEWGGPLILKGILDPDDAREAAAIGADGIVVSNHGGRQLDGVLSSARALPGIADAVGDQLTVLVDGGVRNGLDVVRMLALGAKGVLLGRAWLYALATSGEAGVAKLLDLIAREMHVAMTLTGVNNIDAIDRSILAEDVK